One window from the genome of Paenibacillus azoreducens encodes:
- a CDS encoding DedA family protein yields the protein MEWMNNLFEQYGYLVLFIGLFSESLAIPFPGELAMAISGHMSSLGNFHIPLIIFYSYVGAIVGTTVTYYIGYKLGTPFLERYGKYVLLNQARLAKVTSWFGKYGNKLILISYFVPGLRHFTGYVSGVLKIRLRTFIILDFIGGLVWVLAYVMIGKLLGPNIEQLLHVAAKYFTASMFILAAIVALVVLFKKYKKRNGGFPGVNTSSPKQNSDQEQD from the coding sequence ATGGAATGGATGAACAATCTTTTTGAACAATACGGCTATCTTGTTTTATTTATCGGGCTTTTTTCGGAATCTCTGGCTATCCCCTTCCCGGGGGAACTCGCCATGGCCATATCCGGACATATGTCCTCGCTTGGAAACTTTCATATTCCTCTCATCATTTTCTATTCTTATGTGGGTGCCATCGTAGGCACAACGGTGACCTATTACATCGGCTATAAACTTGGTACTCCTTTTTTGGAACGGTACGGAAAATACGTGCTCTTGAACCAGGCACGCCTGGCGAAAGTTACGTCCTGGTTCGGCAAATACGGCAACAAGCTTATTCTGATCAGCTATTTTGTGCCGGGATTGCGGCATTTCACAGGTTACGTATCCGGCGTGCTGAAAATCCGTCTGCGCACATTCATTATTCTGGACTTCATCGGCGGTTTGGTATGGGTGCTTGCATACGTCATGATCGGCAAACTCCTCGGCCCGAATATCGAGCAGCTGCTGCATGTCGCCGCCAAGTACTTTACAGCGTCCATGTTCATCCTTGCCGCTATCGTCGCCCTTGTCGTTCTTTTCAAGAAATACAAAAAGAGAAACGGCGGCTTTCCCGGCGTCAACACCTCATCCCCCAAACAAAACTCTGATCAGGAGCAGGACTAG
- a CDS encoding glycosyltransferase: protein MKKVGLVMRKIQFSENQGPRVFADRLKAIGEELGIDIVFISPERHVSGYDWVPGYEHEKGDLVNYDIVLDQINQNRIEHVIYTVSGFTYLKMFVEKSVLFPHSFPDPALTGYEMMKPFYQMVDKAIVQTEFLKEEFARNFGVTDVDVIPIGFSESLAHKHFDPAQIVENRILWIGRDEENRRPDLVLEYAKRNPDKEVFMVFGGERYRESMKKYDIPDNVRLQFALSQDEVFALMNSAKVYWNCSRFDTFAMPLTEALAMGKIVVKPEHPCYRHINARHSFSGNEENSFELVNMAAALPQSHSMDNRYYAFDQFSSRVMKEGYRDFFDKWLRD from the coding sequence ATGAAAAAAGTCGGACTTGTTATGAGAAAAATTCAATTTAGCGAAAACCAGGGCCCGCGCGTATTTGCGGACCGATTGAAGGCGATCGGGGAGGAGCTCGGAATCGATATCGTGTTTATTTCCCCGGAGCGCCATGTCAGCGGATACGACTGGGTGCCGGGTTATGAACATGAAAAAGGCGACCTGGTCAACTACGACATCGTGCTCGATCAGATTAATCAAAATCGCATTGAACATGTTATCTATACGGTATCAGGTTTTACCTATCTCAAGATGTTCGTTGAGAAAAGCGTGCTATTCCCGCACAGCTTCCCTGATCCTGCATTGACGGGGTACGAAATGATGAAGCCTTTTTATCAAATGGTGGATAAAGCAATCGTGCAGACGGAGTTTCTGAAAGAGGAATTTGCCCGGAATTTCGGCGTCACCGATGTTGATGTCATTCCGATTGGATTCAGCGAAAGCTTGGCGCACAAGCATTTTGATCCGGCGCAAATTGTAGAGAACCGCATTCTGTGGATCGGGCGGGATGAGGAAAACCGCCGGCCGGATCTGGTGCTGGAGTATGCGAAGCGAAATCCGGACAAGGAGGTATTTATGGTTTTCGGCGGCGAGCGCTACCGGGAAAGCATGAAGAAATACGATATCCCGGATAATGTACGCCTGCAGTTTGCCTTAAGCCAAGATGAGGTATTCGCGCTGATGAATTCGGCGAAGGTGTACTGGAACTGCTCCCGCTTTGATACGTTTGCCATGCCGCTTACCGAGGCGCTTGCAATGGGTAAGATCGTGGTCAAGCCGGAGCATCCTTGCTACCGCCATATCAATGCGCGCCATTCCTTTTCAGGCAATGAGGAAAACTCGTTCGAACTGGTGAACATGGCTGCCGCGCTGCCGCAATCGCATTCCATGGATAATCGCTATTATGCGTTTGACCAATTTTCAAGCCGGGTGATGAAAGAAGGATACCGAGATTTTTTTGATAAGTGGCTCAGAGATTGA
- a CDS encoding DUF4023 family protein, with translation MTDSTRDFVNKIHEQQEKQRKNKRGENVPSAKLQNKQHSSNK, from the coding sequence ATGACGGACAGCACGCGTGATTTTGTAAACAAGATTCATGAGCAGCAGGAAAAGCAGCGCAAAAATAAGCGCGGGGAAAATGTGCCGAGCGCAAAGCTGCAGAACAAGCAGCACAGCTCCAATAAATAG
- a CDS encoding ABC transporter ATP-binding protein produces MIEVKNVTKQYSGKKVLDDVSVTIRKGKITSFIGANGAGKSTLLSLISRLAKKDGGDILIEGGPIDKCKSSDLARKISILKQSNHINVRLTIRELVSFGRFPYSQGKLKPEDWEYVDEAIRYMELEDLQHKYLDELSGGQQQRAYIAMVIAQDTEYVLLDEPLNNLDMKHSVQIMKVLRRMVDELGKTVIIVIHDINFASVYSDDIVALKDGRVVKEGPAVEIIDSPVLKQVYGMDIQIQHINDHKICVYYA; encoded by the coding sequence GTGATCGAGGTCAAAAACGTAACCAAACAATACAGCGGCAAAAAGGTCTTGGACGATGTGTCCGTCACGATTCGCAAAGGGAAAATCACTTCCTTCATCGGCGCCAACGGCGCAGGCAAAAGCACGCTCCTGTCGCTCATCAGCCGGCTCGCCAAAAAGGATGGCGGGGATATTCTGATCGAAGGCGGCCCGATCGACAAATGCAAGAGCTCCGATCTGGCCAGGAAAATATCCATTCTGAAACAATCCAACCATATTAATGTTCGTCTTACGATCCGGGAATTGGTGAGTTTCGGACGATTTCCTTACTCGCAGGGCAAGCTGAAGCCGGAGGATTGGGAATACGTCGATGAGGCCATCCGGTATATGGAGCTGGAGGATCTTCAGCATAAATATCTGGATGAGCTGAGCGGAGGCCAGCAGCAGCGGGCGTATATCGCTATGGTTATCGCTCAAGACACGGAATACGTGCTGCTTGATGAGCCGCTGAACAATCTGGATATGAAACATTCCGTGCAGATTATGAAGGTGCTGCGACGGATGGTGGATGAGCTTGGCAAAACCGTTATTATCGTCATTCATGACATCAATTTTGCTTCCGTTTATTCCGATGACATCGTGGCTCTCAAAGACGGGAGAGTCGTCAAAGAAGGACCCGCCGTGGAAATTATAGATTCCCCTGTGCTGAAACAGGTATACGGCATGGACATTCAGATTCAACACATCAACGATCACAAAATTTGCGTTTATTATGCTTAA
- a CDS encoding ABC transporter ATP-binding protein, with amino-acid sequence MPQNNQARDQQQTPVPQGGGAPGGGPAPMRGMAASRGTGAKPKNFGGTLRRLWGYIGRERKLLSLIFLFILLDAAVTLLGPYLIGRSIDTMTPRIGSVNFGLLQLLILVLGAAYVTDAVLTFLQGWLMAGVSQRIVASLRRALFGKLQKLPVAYFDARSHGEVMSRLTNDIDNVSSTISQSTVQLMSGAITIVGSLVMMIILSPILTLASLITVPILFLLTRTVTRKTKVLFKEQQVQLGKLNGHIEESISGMEVVKAFNHEDKAITDFEMVNGKLFEVGLKAQIRSGFMMPMMNVINNIGFAAVALVGGALAVKSLITVGVIASFISYSRQFVRPLNDLANIYNLLQSGVAGAERVFEVLDEKEEPEDSDGAKVLDQIQGEVVFDQVSFGYRPEVPILKNISFTAKPGSSTALVGPTGAGKTTIVNLLTRFYDVTAGSVRIDGKDIRDYTRDSLRRSFGFVLQDTYLFSGTIKENIKYGKPDAGDEEVRMAAAMANADVFIRRLPEGYETVLSENGGNLSQGQRQLLAIARVMLAKPSILILDEATSSIDTRTELHIQDALLHMMQGRTTFIIAHRLNTIRDADTIMVIDHGEIIEQGNHEQLMAQKGFYAEMFESQFKNLDPATDAANGE; translated from the coding sequence ATGCCGCAGAATAATCAGGCGCGTGATCAGCAGCAGACTCCTGTGCCGCAGGGGGGAGGCGCTCCCGGAGGAGGACCGGCGCCGATGCGGGGGATGGCGGCAAGCCGCGGTACCGGTGCAAAACCCAAAAATTTTGGCGGCACCCTCCGGCGTTTATGGGGATATATCGGCAGGGAGCGTAAGCTCTTATCGCTTATTTTCTTGTTTATTTTGCTGGATGCCGCCGTCACGCTGCTTGGCCCGTATCTGATCGGCAGATCCATCGATACGATGACGCCGCGCATCGGCAGCGTGAATTTCGGCCTGCTGCAGCTGCTCATCCTTGTGCTTGGAGCGGCATACGTAACCGATGCAGTGCTGACGTTCCTGCAGGGTTGGCTTATGGCTGGCGTTTCCCAGCGGATTGTGGCTTCCTTGCGCCGGGCGCTGTTCGGGAAGCTGCAAAAGCTGCCGGTGGCTTATTTCGACGCCCGTTCCCACGGCGAGGTGATGAGCCGTCTTACGAACGACATCGATAATGTGAGCTCGACGATTTCCCAATCAACGGTTCAGCTGATGTCAGGCGCGATTACAATCGTGGGTTCGCTGGTGATGATGATTATTTTAAGCCCGATCCTTACGCTGGCAAGCCTGATCACCGTACCGATTTTGTTTCTGCTTACGCGCACCGTCACCCGAAAGACTAAAGTGCTGTTCAAGGAGCAGCAGGTACAGCTTGGTAAGCTGAACGGACATATTGAGGAGAGCATCTCCGGGATGGAAGTCGTCAAAGCGTTTAATCATGAAGACAAGGCGATAACCGATTTTGAAATGGTAAATGGAAAGCTGTTCGAGGTGGGATTAAAAGCACAGATCCGCTCGGGTTTCATGATGCCGATGATGAACGTGATCAACAATATCGGGTTTGCGGCCGTTGCTTTGGTAGGCGGGGCGCTTGCCGTCAAAAGTTTGATCACCGTCGGCGTTATTGCTAGCTTTATCAGTTATTCCCGTCAATTCGTCAGACCTTTGAACGACCTGGCCAATATTTATAACCTGCTTCAATCCGGGGTCGCCGGCGCTGAACGCGTATTTGAGGTGCTGGACGAAAAAGAGGAGCCGGAGGATTCCGACGGCGCGAAGGTTTTGGATCAGATCCAAGGCGAGGTTGTATTCGATCAGGTCAGCTTCGGGTACCGACCGGAAGTACCGATATTGAAAAATATCAGCTTTACCGCGAAGCCGGGCAGCAGCACGGCGTTGGTCGGCCCGACAGGGGCCGGCAAAACGACGATCGTAAACCTGCTTACGCGCTTCTACGATGTCACTGCCGGTTCGGTCCGGATCGATGGAAAGGACATCCGGGATTATACCCGGGACAGCCTCCGGCGCAGCTTCGGTTTTGTTTTGCAGGATACCTATTTATTCTCGGGAACCATTAAGGAAAATATTAAATACGGCAAACCGGACGCGGGCGACGAAGAGGTCCGGATGGCTGCGGCCATGGCCAATGCGGACGTGTTTATCCGGCGTCTGCCTGAAGGATACGAAACGGTCCTATCCGAGAACGGCGGCAACTTGAGCCAAGGGCAGCGCCAGCTGCTGGCGATCGCCCGCGTCATGCTTGCAAAGCCGTCCATTCTGATTCTCGACGAGGCGACAAGCAGCATCGATACCCGTACGGAGCTGCATATCCAGGATGCGCTGCTGCATATGATGCAGGGCCGGACGACGTTTATTATCGCGCATCGTCTGAACACGATCCGGGATGCCGACACGATCATGGTCATCGACCATGGGGAAATTATCGAGCAGGGAAATCATGAACAGCTTATGGCTCAGAAGGGGTTTTATGCTGAAATGTTCGAGAGCCAATTCAAAAATTTGGACCCCGCGACGGATGCTGCGAATGGAGAATGA
- a CDS encoding ABC transporter permease: MKIRYLWAAFIIFSFISLFVGVKDISPMDLFHLTPEQQQVFWISRLPRLVSIIIAGTSMSIIGLIMQQLTRNKFVSPTTAGTMDSARFGILVAMMLFSNAGMLEKILVAFLFALLGTFIFMRILDKVKFKDAIFIPLVGLMFGNIVSSITTFFAYKNDLIQNMSSWLQGDFSTVLKGRYEMLYISIPLLIIVYLFANRFTIAGMGEEFAVNLGLNYKAVVNIGLVLVAAVSSVVILTVGTIPFLGLVVPNIVTLYQGDHLKKNLTHTALLGAVFVLFCDILGRLIIYPYEISIGLTVGVLGSAIFIFLLLRRKAYAS, encoded by the coding sequence ATGAAAATCAGGTACTTGTGGGCAGCATTCATTATTTTCTCATTCATTTCCTTGTTCGTCGGTGTTAAGGATATTTCGCCGATGGATCTTTTTCATCTGACTCCAGAGCAGCAGCAGGTATTTTGGATCAGCCGGCTGCCGCGGCTTGTAAGCATTATTATTGCAGGCACCAGCATGAGCATCATCGGTCTCATTATGCAGCAGCTGACGCGCAACAAATTCGTGTCGCCGACAACGGCGGGTACGATGGACTCCGCGAGATTCGGCATTTTGGTGGCTATGATGTTATTTTCGAATGCCGGCATGCTGGAGAAGATTCTGGTGGCGTTTCTGTTTGCGCTGCTGGGCACTTTCATTTTCATGCGCATTCTGGATAAGGTGAAGTTCAAGGACGCGATTTTCATCCCGCTGGTGGGACTTATGTTCGGCAATATCGTCAGCTCGATCACGACCTTTTTTGCCTATAAAAACGACTTGATTCAGAATATGTCCTCGTGGCTGCAGGGGGATTTCTCAACGGTGCTCAAAGGGCGCTATGAAATGCTGTATATCAGCATCCCGCTGTTGATCATCGTCTATCTGTTCGCGAACCGCTTCACGATCGCGGGCATGGGCGAGGAATTTGCGGTCAACCTGGGGCTGAATTACAAGGCAGTCGTTAATATAGGCCTGGTGCTGGTGGCGGCGGTTTCCTCGGTGGTTATTCTGACGGTGGGGACGATTCCTTTTCTCGGTCTGGTCGTTCCGAACATCGTGACATTGTACCAGGGCGACCATCTGAAAAAGAACCTGACGCATACCGCCTTGCTCGGAGCTGTGTTTGTCCTGTTTTGCGACATTCTTGGCCGGCTCATCATTTATCCGTATGAGATTTCCATCGGCCTGACGGTCGGCGTGCTGGGCAGCGCGATCTTTATTTTCCTACTCCTGAGAAGAAAGGCTTACGCATCATGA
- a CDS encoding PucR family transcriptional regulator translates to MDGFTLYIRDMLKRPVFQGAQLIAGAGGIGRKVGWVHILEIANVAPFVTQNDLILTTGLWLRHYEQEHLSYMQQLIRQEAAGLCVELGTSIENIPSEIIELADASDFPLIVFEQPVRFVEITQDIHGLLINQQHQMLKDLEAFSRKLQQITLQSTDVNAILHVLYEYTGQQVVYHSTVDTNRFMPRHLSQADTEEITALYRRKVEGSEAAQQKASLFALPEERRLLSHPVICLGQTLAHVGVVIPGKQEQDRITLLLDYTAKSLASLLLRMLFLEEKMLRDQNQLIQDILNHQIEDEEEARVGMGLRPPKQAEIWFAGGIMEPEFSLGEEPDRDKLESAQQDLLVRLRALLKKHALHNLLMQKGSRIYILCARDKFSKEETPVSLQQTIRKITERLQQPASGTPSFQLHVGFGLIRTRMTEMHRSFKEAEQVLEVMRSASEIREGLFYDRIGVYRLLKAVPAEALESFVQDQLGALMAYDQEHHLHLLPTLDMYLKCMGSKNDTAKALFIHRQTLYNRLDKLAEILGEDYLEPSRRVCLEMALLALPLIT, encoded by the coding sequence TTGGACGGATTTACGCTTTATATCAGGGATATGCTGAAGCGTCCCGTATTTCAGGGAGCACAACTGATTGCAGGCGCTGGCGGCATCGGGCGCAAGGTCGGATGGGTTCACATATTGGAGATTGCGAATGTAGCCCCGTTCGTCACCCAAAACGATCTTATTCTCACGACCGGCTTGTGGCTGCGCCATTATGAGCAGGAACATCTGTCCTATATGCAGCAGCTTATTCGCCAGGAAGCGGCAGGACTATGCGTCGAGCTTGGCACGAGCATTGAAAATATCCCCAGCGAAATTATTGAGCTTGCGGATGCATCCGATTTCCCCTTGATCGTATTTGAGCAGCCTGTCCGTTTCGTTGAAATTACCCAAGACATTCATGGTCTGCTCATCAACCAGCAGCATCAGATGCTGAAAGATTTGGAGGCCTTTTCCCGCAAACTTCAGCAAATTACCCTTCAAAGCACCGACGTCAACGCCATCCTCCATGTATTATATGAATATACCGGACAACAAGTTGTGTACCATTCTACCGTAGATACGAACAGATTTATGCCCCGTCATCTCTCCCAAGCCGATACAGAAGAAATTACGGCCTTGTACCGGCGCAAGGTGGAAGGAAGCGAAGCAGCCCAGCAGAAGGCAAGCTTATTCGCACTTCCGGAGGAACGTCGGCTGCTCTCGCATCCCGTCATTTGCCTCGGACAGACGCTGGCGCATGTCGGAGTGGTGATCCCCGGCAAGCAGGAGCAGGACCGGATTACGCTGCTGCTGGATTACACGGCCAAGTCGCTGGCGTCTCTTTTACTTAGGATGCTGTTTTTGGAAGAAAAAATGCTCCGCGATCAAAATCAGCTGATCCAGGATATTTTGAATCATCAGATTGAGGATGAAGAAGAAGCGCGGGTCGGCATGGGGCTGCGTCCGCCAAAGCAAGCGGAGATATGGTTTGCTGGCGGAATTATGGAGCCGGAATTCAGTTTGGGGGAGGAACCCGACCGGGATAAGCTGGAATCGGCTCAGCAGGACCTGCTGGTCAGACTTCGTGCGCTTTTGAAAAAACATGCCCTGCATAATCTGCTGATGCAAAAGGGGAGCCGGATTTATATATTGTGCGCGCGGGATAAATTCTCCAAGGAAGAGACGCCGGTCTCCCTACAACAAACGATTCGCAAAATCACGGAACGTTTGCAGCAGCCGGCCTCCGGAACGCCTTCGTTCCAGCTGCATGTTGGTTTTGGCCTCATACGCACCCGGATGACGGAAATGCATCGCAGCTTCAAGGAAGCCGAGCAGGTGCTGGAGGTGATGCGTTCCGCCTCAGAGATACGGGAGGGGCTTTTTTATGACCGGATCGGAGTATACCGTCTTCTGAAGGCGGTTCCGGCGGAAGCGCTGGAATCATTTGTGCAGGATCAGCTCGGAGCCTTGATGGCATATGATCAGGAGCATCATCTTCATCTGCTGCCGACGCTCGATATGTATTTGAAATGTATGGGTTCGAAAAATGATACGGCCAAAGCGCTGTTTATCCACCGGCAGACGCTTTATAACCGGCTTGACAAGCTTGCGGAGATCTTAGGAGAGGATTATTTGGAGCCAAGCCGGCGCGTCTGCCTGGAAATGGCTTTGCTTGCGCTGCCGCTTATCACTTGA
- a CDS encoding TipAS antibiotic-recognition domain-containing protein — protein sequence MQKNACNLCKCRQQNGAEGEIRWEALLPLVKKSGERTNSWESYFDEKELRILKEKLPRLESSDELTQSWVRVIARIEHCLKAGLPPDSSEGQAIASEIERLSEQTFGENKDLMNKFWELRKNPDSTNQGLVPLRPEVLQFVEECLSSV from the coding sequence ATGCAAAAAAATGCATGCAATTTATGCAAATGCCGTCAGCAGAACGGCGCGGAAGGCGAAATCCGTTGGGAGGCGCTGCTGCCGCTGGTAAAGAAATCGGGGGAGCGTACGAACAGCTGGGAATCTTATTTTGACGAAAAAGAACTGAGGATTTTAAAAGAGAAGCTGCCGCGGCTGGAGAGCAGCGACGAACTGACGCAAAGCTGGGTTCGGGTCATCGCCCGGATCGAGCATTGTCTAAAGGCGGGATTACCGCCGGATTCCAGCGAAGGGCAAGCTATTGCGAGCGAGATTGAGCGGCTGTCCGAACAAACCTTTGGCGAGAATAAAGATCTGATGAATAAGTTCTGGGAACTGCGCAAGAACCCCGATTCAACCAATCAAGGCCTCGTTCCCCTCCGCCCGGAAGTGCTGCAGTTCGTGGAGGAATGTCTCTCCTCCGTATGA
- a CDS encoding ABC transporter ATP-binding protein, producing the protein MAFFHKYVRRYGKLFCVAVLFLTLEAFCDLLQPTIMSKVIDEGVAAGSMNKVFTLGGLMLLVTGIGALSASVRNIISSHVSQRFGAELRSDLFRQIQSLSFENIDRFDRASLVTRLTNDVTQVQNFVNGLMRFFVKAPLLGIGALIMALRLDIHLSVVLAIVVPIVAVLIIMNMKISFPFFIRVQRALDRVNGVMREYLSGVRVVKAFNRFDYEVDKFQSANDELSERSSASMRVMSVFGPGISLVVNFGIIAVLWLGGLRVDHGQMQVGSIIAFINYMTQILFSLMMISNVFNMFVRARASAGRIGEVMAAECGMPGDKNDVPSGQQERGRIDFEHVSFAYAGSSGDPVIRDFSLTCLPGQTIGIIGSTGSGKTSLVHLIPRFYDATSGTVRVNGMDVQQMDPKKLRESIAIVPQKIMLFTGTVEDNLRWGKEDASDEELKQAARMAEAHDFIMASPEGYRSRIGQGGVNFSGGQKQRLSIARALVRKPEILILDDCTSAVDVATESRIKQALRTYAKGLTCILIAQRITSVMDADRIVVMDRGEIAGSGTHDELMQNCRVYQEIYMSQMGKEMLPNAAE; encoded by the coding sequence ATGGCCTTTTTTCACAAATATGTTCGGAGATACGGAAAGCTGTTTTGCGTAGCCGTGTTATTTTTGACGCTGGAGGCCTTTTGCGACTTGCTGCAGCCAACGATTATGTCGAAGGTGATTGATGAAGGCGTCGCCGCAGGGAGCATGAACAAAGTGTTTACGCTGGGCGGGCTGATGCTGCTCGTGACGGGAATCGGCGCTTTGTCGGCTTCGGTCCGCAACATCATTTCCAGCCATGTCTCGCAGCGGTTCGGGGCGGAGCTCAGATCCGATCTGTTCCGCCAAATTCAGTCGCTTTCGTTTGAAAATATAGACCGCTTTGACCGGGCGTCGCTGGTGACGCGTCTGACGAATGATGTTACGCAGGTGCAAAACTTCGTAAACGGTCTGATGCGTTTTTTCGTCAAAGCCCCTTTGTTGGGGATCGGCGCGTTGATTATGGCGCTCAGGCTCGATATTCATTTATCCGTGGTGCTGGCCATCGTCGTGCCGATTGTGGCTGTCCTCATCATCATGAATATGAAAATCAGCTTTCCTTTTTTTATCCGCGTCCAGCGGGCGCTTGACCGGGTGAATGGAGTGATGAGGGAGTATTTATCCGGTGTGCGTGTCGTCAAGGCGTTCAACCGGTTTGATTATGAAGTGGATAAATTCCAATCCGCCAATGATGAGCTGTCCGAGCGTTCCTCCGCTTCCATGCGCGTCATGTCGGTGTTTGGTCCGGGCATCTCTTTGGTTGTCAACTTCGGCATCATCGCCGTGCTGTGGCTCGGCGGCCTTCGGGTTGACCATGGGCAGATGCAGGTCGGAAGCATTATTGCGTTTATTAACTATATGACGCAAATTTTGTTTTCGCTCATGATGATTTCGAACGTGTTTAACATGTTCGTCCGCGCCCGGGCTTCTGCGGGTCGGATTGGCGAGGTCATGGCGGCAGAGTGCGGGATGCCGGGGGATAAAAACGATGTCCCATCAGGCCAACAGGAGCGGGGCCGGATCGATTTCGAGCATGTCAGTTTCGCCTATGCGGGTTCCTCGGGAGACCCGGTCATCCGCGATTTTTCATTGACCTGCCTGCCTGGGCAAACCATCGGGATCATCGGTTCGACGGGTTCGGGAAAAACCTCGCTTGTTCACCTGATCCCAAGATTCTATGATGCCACTTCCGGTACGGTCAGAGTGAACGGAATGGATGTGCAGCAGATGGATCCGAAGAAACTGCGGGAATCGATTGCGATCGTTCCGCAGAAAATCATGCTGTTTACGGGAACGGTGGAAGATAATCTGCGCTGGGGCAAAGAGGATGCAAGCGACGAGGAGCTGAAGCAGGCCGCTCGGATGGCGGAAGCGCATGATTTTATTATGGCTTCTCCGGAAGGTTATCGCAGCCGGATCGGCCAGGGGGGAGTCAACTTTTCCGGCGGCCAGAAACAGCGGCTTTCCATCGCCCGGGCGCTGGTTAGAAAACCTGAAATCCTCATTTTGGACGATTGTACCAGCGCGGTAGACGTAGCGACAGAGAGCAGGATCAAACAGGCGTTAAGAACGTACGCCAAGGGTTTGACCTGTATTTTGATCGCGCAGCGCATCACTTCGGTGATGGATGCCGACCGGATTGTCGTCATGGACCGGGGGGAAATAGCCGGCAGCGGCACGCATGATGAACTGATGCAAAATTGCCGGGTGTACCAGGAGATTTACATGTCCCAAATGGGAAAGGAGATGTTGCCTAATGCCGCAGAATAA
- a CDS encoding iron chelate uptake ABC transporter family permease subunit — protein sequence MKKKLIFLLVIALALIAVFMFIQAGGNWDYVLPRRGKKVLAMVITGGAIAFSTVVFQTITNNRILTPSIMGLDSLYMLFQTFMVYIFGSAGLTMMGKNVNFIISVGLMALFSLVFYKLLFKREGQNIYFLLLLGLIFGTLFQSLSTFMEVLIDPNEFQIVQDKMFASFNNINTELLVLSIVLMAGIAIYFTRYAKFLDVIALGKDQAVNLGVDYDKVVKRMLIVVAVLISISTALVGPITFLGLLVANVSYQFMRTYRHHFLILGSMLLSVIALVGGQLLVERVFTFSTTLSVIINLAGGVYFIYLLLKESKSS from the coding sequence ATGAAAAAAAAGCTGATTTTCCTACTCGTGATTGCACTTGCGCTGATTGCCGTGTTCATGTTCATTCAGGCCGGAGGCAACTGGGATTACGTGCTCCCGCGCAGAGGCAAAAAAGTGCTGGCGATGGTCATCACAGGCGGAGCGATTGCTTTTTCCACGGTCGTTTTTCAGACGATTACCAATAACCGCATCCTGACGCCGAGCATTATGGGGCTCGATTCGCTATATATGCTGTTCCAGACTTTTATGGTCTACATATTCGGTTCGGCCGGTTTGACCATGATGGGCAAAAACGTGAATTTTATTATATCGGTTGGCCTGATGGCGCTCTTTTCGCTTGTTTTTTACAAGCTGCTGTTTAAACGGGAGGGGCAGAACATATACTTTCTGCTGCTGCTTGGGCTGATCTTCGGCACTTTGTTCCAAAGTTTGTCTACATTTATGGAGGTCTTGATTGATCCGAATGAATTTCAGATCGTACAGGATAAAATGTTCGCCAGCTTCAATAATATCAACACGGAACTGCTCGTTTTGTCGATCGTTTTGATGGCTGGGATTGCGATATATTTTACGCGTTATGCCAAGTTTCTTGATGTTATTGCGCTTGGGAAGGACCAGGCGGTCAATCTGGGCGTGGATTACGACAAAGTCGTGAAGAGAATGCTGATCGTGGTGGCCGTGCTGATTTCCATCTCGACGGCTCTTGTCGGGCCGATTACGTTCTTGGGACTGCTTGTAGCCAATGTCAGTTATCAATTCATGCGTACTTATCGGCATCATTTTCTTATTCTAGGCTCCATGCTGCTCAGCGTGATCGCCCTGGTGGGCGGACAGCTGCTGGTCGAGCGGGTATTCACTTTCTCTACAACGCTGAGCGTCATCATCAATCTGGCCGGAGGGGTATATTTCATCTACCTGCTTCTGAAGGAGAGTAAATCATCGTGA